Proteins co-encoded in one Medicago truncatula cultivar Jemalong A17 chromosome 8, MtrunA17r5.0-ANR, whole genome shotgun sequence genomic window:
- the LOC25501859 gene encoding protein MIZU-KUSSEI 1 has product MATGVTTVDCHKQVRSWRLLRSLMQLLIPTCNCTTVVEDQDTISKYSSSSLTPSTTITGTIFGYRKGKISFCIQSNANSTTPILLLELAVPANILAREMRGGTLRIALESSSDNGRRFSSLLSTPFWTMYCNGKKVGYAVMRKASNTDIEVLSLMRSVAVGTGVMKCKEIVNKEEDNEVMYLRGSFKRVGGGSSECESFHLIDPEGDHNIHQELSIFFLRSM; this is encoded by the coding sequence ATGGCTACCGGCGTTACAACAGTGGACTGCCACAAACAAGTAAGATCATGGAGATTGCTACGTTCTCTCATGCAACTACTAATCCCAACCTGCAATTGTACAACCGTAGTTGAAGACCAAGATACAATATCCAAATACTCCTCTTCTTCACTCACACCATCCACCACCATTACAGGCACAATATTTGGATACCGCAAAGGAAAAATAAGTTTTTGCATTCAATCAAATGCAAACTCCACTACCCCAATTCTCCTTCTAGAATTAGCAGTACCAGCAAACATTTTAGCGAGGGAAATGCGAGGAGGAACATTGAGAATCGCATTAGAGAGTAGCAGTGACAATGGAAGAAGATTTTCTTCGCTTTTGTCGACGCCATTTTGGACTATGTACTGTAATGGAAAGAAGGTTGGTTATGCTGTTATGAGAAAGGCTTCGAATACTGATATTGAAGTGTTGAGTTTGATGCGTTCTGTTGCTGTTGGAACTGGAGTAATGAAGTGTAAGGAAATTGTgaataaagaagaagataatgaagttATGTATTTGAGAGGTAGTTTTAAGAGGGTTGGTGGTGGATCTTCTGAATGTGAATCTTTTCATTTGATTGATCCTGAGGGAGATCATAATATTCACCAGGAGCttagtattttctttttgaggtCAATGTAa